A window of Mobiluncus massiliensis genomic DNA:
AAGTTGTTCACCGAAAGGAACACCGGTGACGCTAGGCTCAAAACGATAGCCAAGATTACCAAACCGACCAGAGCTCCATTGTTGGCAAGGAAGGTTTTGACCTTGACCAGCCCGTTAGACGGCTTCACTTCACGCTTAGCGCTTGGTTTCGTTACTGTTTGCATATTGGCCTTCTTTTCTAGATTTGTGACAACTCTGCGACATTGGAAACCGCCAGTGTCATGATTTCGTCTTGAGTGGTTCCTCTACCCGGAAGTTCCCCGGCAACTCGACCTTCCGACATCACCAGAATCCGGTCTGACATACCTAGTACCTCAGGCAATTCACTGGAAACCATCACCACCGCACCACCATCGGACACGATTTGATTGATAAGTTCATAGATTTCGACTTTTGCACCCACATCGACCCCGCGAGTCGGCTCATCGAGAAGTAACACCTTCGATTCGGCCAACACCCACCGCCCAAAGACTAGCTTTTGTTGGTTTCCTCCCGAAAGTTCTTTGACTTTCTGATCAATATTCTCCATACGGACTCGCATCCGCTGGGACACTCCCTCAGCTTGTTTACGCAACATTCTTCGTTGGGCTATCCCGAAACGAGCACTGGGCATGAGTTTTGCATAGCCGAGGTTTTCGCCCGCCGTTGCACCCAAAACCAGGCCCTGTGCTTTCCGGTCTTCCGGAACCATGCCCAAACCCAGAGAAATCTTTTTTGCAATCTGGGAATTTGGCACTTCCTTTCCCTGAATTTGAATCGCTCCCGAGTCAAATGTGTCGGCCCCCGCGATGGCTCTCAAGACCTCGGTTCTTCCTGCACCGACCAAACCGGCGATTCCCAAAACCTCTCCAGACCGAACATTGAAACTAACATCGGAGAATTTCCCTGCTGAACTGAGGTTTTTCACCTCCAACATTATCTCTCCGGCTTGCACCTGGCGGGCAGGAAACTGTTCATCAATAGAGCGTCCCACCATGAGACGCACCAGCTCGGGCTCTGGAGTCTGCGCGTCTACCTGCGCCACCAGGTTTCCATCTCGCAGCACCGACACGGTGTCCCCGATTTCAGCCAACTCGTTAAGGTGGTGAGAGATAAAAATCATCCCCACCCCTTGTGACTTCAGTGAGCGCATCAGCTCAAATAAGACCTTTATCTCTTTTGTCGTCAAGGCAGCTGTGGGCTCGTCAAGTATCAGTATTTTGGACTTTACGGATAAAGCCTTGGCGA
This region includes:
- a CDS encoding sugar ABC transporter ATP-binding protein; amino-acid sequence: MTTLELKHIYKSFGPVEVLKDISLRVEPGKVHVLLGENGAGKSTLIKIIAGIYSADKGELFLDGKPVTIANVKDAEAHGISVIHQELNLVPKMSVAENLLLGRLPTKAGVLDKRELFRQAQEALDLVGMKLNLKQPVGELGIAGQQLVEIAKALSVKSKILILDEPTAALTTKEIKVLFELMRSLKSQGVGMIFISHHLNELAEIGDTVSVLRDGNLVAQVDAQTPEPELVRLMVGRSIDEQFPARQVQAGEIMLEVKNLSSAGKFSDVSFNVRSGEVLGIAGLVGAGRTEVLRAIAGADTFDSGAIQIQGKEVPNSQIAKKISLGLGMVPEDRKAQGLVLGATAGENLGYAKLMPSARFGIAQRRMLRKQAEGVSQRMRVRMENIDQKVKELSGGNQQKLVFGRWVLAESKVLLLDEPTRGVDVGAKVEIYELINQIVSDGGAVVMVSSELPEVLGMSDRILVMSEGRVAGELPGRGTTQDEIMTLAVSNVAELSQI